One window of Dama dama isolate Ldn47 chromosome 30, ASM3311817v1, whole genome shotgun sequence genomic DNA carries:
- the PROZ gene encoding LOW QUALITY PROTEIN: vitamin K-dependent protein Z (The sequence of the model RefSeq protein was modified relative to this genomic sequence to represent the inferred CDS: substituted 1 base at 1 genomic stop codon), translating to MAGCIPPPLAILGVLALLAPHAAWPTVFLPASKAHELLARWRRAGSYLLEELFEGHLEKECFEEICVYEEAREVFEHDESTDEFWRTYMGGSPCTSQPCLNNGSCQDTIRGYACTCAPGYEGPNCAFAKNECHPLRLDGCQHFCHPGPESYTCSCARGHKLGGDHRSCLPHDSCACGTLGSECCQRPQRGQQNLPPFPWQVKLTNSEGKDFCGGVLIQDNFVLTTAKCSLLYRNISVKTSSDFRVRVKGVHVHTRFEADTGHNDVALLDLARPVRCPDAGRPVCTADADFAERVLLPQPGVLGGWTLRGREMVPLRLRVMHVEPAECGRALNATVTTRTGCERGAAADAARWVAGGAVTRQHRGAWFLTGLLGAAPPEGPGPLLLIKVPRYALWLRQVTQQPNLASPRGDXGQGRDGEPVPGGLGGRWAPTALPPGPLV from the exons TTTTTCTTCCCGCATCGAAAGCGCACGAACTTCTGGCCAGGTGGAGGCGAGCCGGCTCCTACCTCTTAGAAGAGCTCTTCGAGGGGCATTTAGAGAAGGAGTGCTTCGAGGAGATCTGCGTCTATGAGGAGGCGAGAGAAGTGTTTGAACACGACGAGTCCACG GATGAATTCTGGAGGACATACATGG GCGGCTCCCCTTGCACCTCCCAGCCTTGCCTCAACAATGGGTCCTGTCAGGACACAATTCGCGGCTACGCCTGCACCTGTGCGCCGGGCTATGAAGGCCCCAACTGTGCCTTCG ctAAAAACGAATGTCACCCTCTGAGGCTGGATGGGTGTCAGCACTTCTGCCACCCGGGACCGGAGTCCTACACATGCAGCTGTGCAAGGGGCCACAAGCTGGGTGGAGACCACAGGTCCTGCCTCCCCCATG ACAGCTGTGCGTGTGGAACCCTCGGTTCTGAGTGCTGCCAGAGGCCCCAGCGAGGCCAGCAGAACCTTCCGCCTTTCCCGTGGCAG gtAAAACTAACAAATTCTGAAGGAAAAGACTTCTGCGGGGGTGTTCTAATACAGGACAACTTTGTGCTGACAACAGCAAAATGCTCACTATTGTACAGAAACATTAGTGTGAAAACGA GTTCCGACTTCCGGGTGCGCGTGAAGGGCGTCCACGTGCACACGAGGTTCGAGGCGGACACCGGGCACAACGACGTGGCCCTGCTGGACCTGGCGCGGCCCGTGCGCTGCCCCGACGCCGGGCGGCCTGTCTGCACGGCCGACGCGGACTTCGCCGAGCGCGTCCTCCTGCCGCAGCCGGGCGTCCTGGGCGGCTGGACCCTCCGCGGCCGCGAGATGGTACCCTTGCGGCTGCGGGTCATGCACGTGGAGCCCGCGGAGTGCGGCCGGGCCCTCAATGCCACGGTGACCACACGGACCGGCTGCGAGCGGGGCGCGGCAGCCGACGCGGCGCGGTGGGTGGCGGGCGGCGCGGTGACCCGGCAGCACCGGGGCGCCTGGTTCCTCACCGGCCTGTTGGGCGCCGCGCCCCCCGAAGGGCCCGGGCCGCTCCTGCTCATCAAGGTCCCTAGATATGCGCTCTGGCTCCGGCAAGTCACTCAGCAGCCGAACCTCGCCAGTCCGAGAGGCGACTAGGGTCAGGGGCGCGACGGGGAACCAGTGCCGGGTGGTCTCGGTGGGCGGTGGGCACCTACGGCCCTTCCTCCGGGACCTCTCGTCTGA